From a single Gavia stellata isolate bGavSte3 chromosome 5, bGavSte3.hap2, whole genome shotgun sequence genomic region:
- the AADAT gene encoding kynurenine/alpha-aminoadipate aminotransferase, mitochondrial yields MNYSRFITTVSAARKASPIRLLTELMQKSPPSLISLAGGAPNPNVFPFKRATVAVGHGTAVEIGEDLMKRALQYSASAGIPELLSWLKDFQRNLHNPPTANYSPEQGQMEVCVTTGSQEGLCKVFEMLINPGDNILLDAPTYSGTLAALRPLGCNIINVPSDQHGIIPKALKEILSTWSSEDVKNRSRHLPKFLYTIPNGCNPTGNSLTTERKKEIYQLARKYDFLIIEDDPYYFLQFEKPWAPTFLSMDVDGRVIRTDSFSKILSSGLRIGFLTGPKPLIDRVVLHIQVSTMHTSTFTQIMISQLLQQWGERGFLEHIDRVVEFYRTQRDAMLIAADKWLKDLAEWYPPAAGMFLWIKIKGVSDTQQLIMEKALQKEVLLVPGGAFNIDSSEPSSYVRASFSLSSPAQMDLAFKRLADLIKEAL; encoded by the exons ATGAATTACTCTCGATTCATCACCACTGTGAGTGCAGCAAGAAAAGCATCTCCGATAAGACTTCTGA CTGAATTGATGCAGAAGTCTCCTCCATCTCTCATCTCTCTGGCTGGAGGGGCACCAAACCCTAATGTTTTTCCGTTTAAGAGGGCCACTGTTGCCGTTGGACATGGAACTGCTGTTGAGATTGGCGAAGATCTGATGAAGAGAGCTCTCCAGTACTCAGCCTCAGCAGG GATTCCAGAGCTGTTGTCTTGGCTAAAGGATTTCCAGCGGAATCTACATAATCCCCCCACAGCCAACTACAGTCCTGAGCAAGGACAAATGGAAGTGTGTGTCACAAccggcagccaggaaggctTGTGTAAA gtgTTTGAAATGCTCATTAATCCTGGGGACAACATCCTTTTGGATGCACCTACATACTCTGGGACACTAGCAGCT CTGAGACCTTTGGGTTGTAACATAATTAATGTTCCTAGTGACCAACATGGCATTATTCCAAAAGCTCTAAAAGAAATTCTATCTACGTGGAGCTCAGAAGATGTAAAAAATCGTAGCCGCCACCTCCCCAAATTCCTCTACACTATTCCAAATGGCTGCAACCCAACTGGAAACTCTCTGACCACAGAGCGCAAGAAGGAGATTTACCAG CTTGCAAGAAAATATGATTTCCTCATAATAGAAGATGATCCTTACTACTTTCTTCAGTTTGAAAAG ccatGGGCTCCAACTTTCCTCTCAATGGATGTGGATGGCCGAGTTATCAGGACTGACTCTTTCTCTAAAATTCTCTCATCTGG gtTAAGAATAGGTTTTCTGACAGGTCCCAAGCCTCTTATCGACAGAGTTGTTCTACACATTCAGGTTTCAACaatgcacaccagcactttCACACAG ATTATGATATCACAGCTGCTTCAGCAATGGGGAGAAAGGGGCTTTTTGGAGCATATAGACAG AGTGGTGGAGTTCTACAGGACCCAGCGGGATGCAATGCTTATTGCTGCTGACAAGTGGTTAAAAG ACTTGGCAGAATGGTaccctcctgctgctggcatgTTCTTATGGATCAAAATTAAGGGTGTTTCTGATACACAGCAGCTGATCATGGaaaaagctctgcagaaagaa GTGTTACTGGTTCCTGGAGGAGCATTCAATATCGATAGTTCAGAGCCTAGTTCTTATGTCAGagcctccttctctctgtcttcTCCAGCCCAGATGGATCTG GCCTTCAAGAGACTGGCTGACCTTATAAAAGAAGCTTTGTGA